The genomic stretch GAGTACACCAGCGACCTGCCGGCCGCCTCGATGCGCACGGCGAACGCCGGGATGCCGTGCGCTACCGCCCGGCTGGTCAGCCGCAACGAGCCGATGGTCGCCTGATGCCCGTCGTGCAACTCGGTAACAGCGAAGGCGGATTCGATCGGACTGCGGGCCGATGTGTTGGTGAGGAATCCGGCCAGCCGGTCGGCAGTTCCCGGCGGGCCGAAGAGGGGAATCGGCGCTGCCAGGCGGATGTCCGCGTAAAGGGCGCCGTAGTACGCGGTGAGCAGGTCCGCGCTGTGATCGGCGTGCAGGTGGGAGATCCAGATCGCGTCGAGCTCGTCCAGCCGCACGTGCCGTTGGAGCGGGCCGAGCGTCCCGCTCCCCGCGTCCACCCAGATCCGGCTGTCGCCGTTCGACACCAGATAGCCCGAACACGGGTTGTCCACGCTCGGGTACGGCGTCGCGCACCCCAGGATCGTAAGTCGAAGAAGCTCATCACTCATCCCGGGATCCTAGAGGCTGTCCCGTAACTGCCGGTCAGAGGTGAGACGATCTTGCCGTGGCTGGTGTGATCAAGGCGTCGGATCCCTCGTGGATAGGTCCGTTCACCGGGCTGAGCCCACGGCAGTTCAACAAGCTGATCACCGCGTTGCGGCGCGAGGGCGCCGATCCGGTCCGCAAGGGCCGGCCGTGGTCGTTGCCGCTTGAGGACCGGGTGCTGCTGGTGGCCGCGTACTGGCGCACCAACCTCACCCTGCGCCAACTCGCCCCGCTCTTCGGCATCTCCAAGTCCGCGGCCGACCGGATCGTCGGCCACCTCGGACCGGCTCTCGCCCTCCAACCCCGGCGGCGGTTCCGCAAGAACACCGTGCTCATCGTGGACGGCACGCTGGTCCCCACCCGCGACCGGGCCGTGGCCGCCTCCAGCAAGAACTACCGTTACTCCACTAACCATCAGGTCGTCATCGACGCCGACTCCTGCCTGGTCGTCGCCGTCGGCAAGCCGCTGCCCGGCAACCGCAACGACTGCCGGGCCTGGGAGGACTCCGGCGCGAAGGCTGCCGTCGGCACCACCCCCATGGTGATCGCAGACGGCGGCTACCGCGGTACCGGCTTGACCATCCCGCACTACCGCCGGCGCAAGGACGAAGAACTGCCCGCCTGGAAGGAAGAGCACAACGCCTCCCACCGCAAGGTCCGTGCCCGCGTCGAGCACGCCTTCGCTCACATGAAGAGCTGGAAGATCCTGCGCGACTGCCGCCTCAGAGGCCACGGCGCCCACCACGCCATGCTCGGCATCGCCCGCCTGCACAACCTGACCCTCACCGGATGACAAGCAAACGAGCAGCTCAACCTGCACGTCCCTGGTGATTTACGGGACAGCCTCTAGAACGCACGATCCACAGGTTTGACAGTTTTCCGACGATCAACGCACCGCCGCCGACCGGGCCTGCCACTACCTGGCCAACAACACCGACTTCACCCACTACGACCAGTCCCTGGAAGCTGGCTGGCCGATCGCCAGTGGCGTCATCAAGGGAGCGGCACGCCATTTCATAGCGGGCAGACTCGACATCACCGGTTCCCGCTGGAGCATCCCCGGCGCCGAAGCCGTCCTCACCCTGCGGGCCGTGATCCGCAACAGGGAGCCTCCCGGAGTACTGAACATTCCATGTCGAGAGGGATCGCGAACGCCTCTATCCCCATACCGACCAGCACAACTACAAGCTCACGGCCTGACCGACGACCTCACTGCGCGAGAGCCACACCCAACTCGGTCTGCCCTGGGAGGCGTTGTTCGGTGGTCCCCGCGCGTGCGGGGCTGTTCCCCGCGCTAAGGAGGCCGCGGTGTCGTACGTGCCGTGGTCCCCGGGCGTGCGGGGCTTTCCCCAGACCCGACGTGTACGCCGCGACCTGGTGGCGCATGGTCCCCGCCCGCGCGGGGTTGCTCCCGCACCACCGCCACGTACACCGGACGCAGGTACCGGCGGCGCGCGGGTGTATACCCGGTGCCCGCGGGAGGCAGCGAACCCCCATCAGGGGAACAGGAGCATCGGTCGCGGCACGAACCAGCTCTGCAGGGCACGCTGTCTCGCGGGGTGGTGGAGAAAGTCTGTGGATGCTGTCGTGTGCGCCGCGGGCTGACGTTGCGCAGCGAATGGTCGTTCGATCTGGGTCGTTAAACCGCGGTTAAGCAGCGGTGCAGGGCTGCCTCAGCGTCCTTTAGGTGTCTGCTGGCGGTTTCTTGGCGCTGGTGGCGTGTGCTGTGGCTGTTCTGCTGCCCGTGCCGAAGGAGGCTTCCGATGGCCGCAGCCCGTCGAACGCGCGATCGGAGGTACCGGCGTCTGCCGCTGGATCTGGTGCGGGAGGAGTTCGCCCGCCTGGCGGGCGGGTCCGGCCCGCTGGCGGTGGACGGGACGGCCTTCGCCGGTCTGCCCGACCGGGTGCTGGGGCTGGGCGAATTGCGGGGACTGCTGCTGCGGCCGGAGTGCCCGGCAGCGGTGCGTGATGCGGTGTGGGCGCATCTGGTCGCGCGGGCCCGGGCCGAGGGCGGGTGCTGGACGGTGGCGTGTGCGGGGATGGCGCTGCCGGCGCTGGTCCGGGTGGCGGCCTGGGTGGCGGCGCGCTACCCCAGTGATGTGCAGGACGCGGAGGCGGAGGTGCTGGCCGGGTTCTTCGCCGCCCTGGCCACCGTCGACATCGGCCGGTCCCACGTCCTGCTGCGGCTGGTGTGGGCGGCGCGGCGGGCCGGATTCGCCGCACTGACGGAGGCGTTGGCTGCGCCGGTGCCGGTGGCGCCGCGCTTCGGTCCGGCCCCGCCCCGGCCGGGGTGGGGGCATCCGGATCTGGTGCTGGCCCGGGCGGTGGGCGCCGCGGTGCTCACTCCCGCCGAGGCCGAGCTGATCGGGGCGACCCGGCTGGAGCGCACGCCGGTCCTCGTCTGGGCACAAGAGCACGCGGCTGCGGTGCAGGGCGTGTATGCGCGGCGCCGCCGGGCCGAGCGCCGACTGGTCACCTACCTGCGGGACGGACCCCCGCCACCGGCCACGATCCCTGGCACGAGGCCGGTGCCGGGACGCGCCGCCTGCCCAGGGGCCCCAAGAACCGCGTATCGCCCCGCACGTTACGACGGCGGCGAGGATTCCGAAGAATCTTCGGTGCCGGTGCATAAATCGGCGGCGTTTTCCGGCCTTAGGAGATGAGGGGTTTCTCAGCCCCGCCCGCCGCTCCTGGAGGAGGCCATGCCGCCCGGTTCCCGTCCGCACCCGTCGCCTCGGCGGCGCGCGGCGTCCCGCCGCGGCCGCCCGGTGCCGCGGCAGCGGTGGTGGGCGATGGTGGGCGCGGTCGCAGCGGTGGCGGTTCTGGTGGCGGCGGCGCCGGCCGCGGAGCCGGGGCGGTGGGTGTGGGCGCTGGCGACGGTGGGCCAGGTGCTGTCCAACCTCCGGACCTGGCTGATGGGCATCCTGGCCGGGCTGGCCACGGTGTTCTTGACGGTGGGCGGGGTGCGTTACCTGCTGGCCGGCGGGGATCCGGGGGAGGTGGCGAAGGCCAAGTCGGCCTTCCGCCACGCCGGTCTGGGCTATGCGCTGGCCGCGCTGGCGCCGATCGTGGTGCAGGTTCTCAAGGTCTCCCTGCCCCGGGCCAAGCGCAACAGCACCGCCCCGTACACCCTGCCCGACCTGGCCTACCTCGCCGTGCGCGAGCACCGTCCCATCTCGCTGGCCGCCGCCTTCGAAACGCCCGTGACCGCCGATGGCCGCGGCGGGTTCTCCCCCGCCTCGCGCACCGCGCTGGCCTCCTACGCGACGCAGATCAACCGGCTGACCGGCCAGCGCCGCCGGCGCTTCCACGGCCACACCACCATCGCCCCCGACGAGCAGCTGGCCGGGATCGGCGACGCCCACGACTCCTTCGACCAGCTCACCCAAGCCGCGGTCGACAGCGCCCTTCCCGCCCCCGGGCAGCCGGCATGAGCGCACTGATCCTGCGCCTGGCCGGACCACTGCAGTCCTGGGGGGAACGCTCCGCGTTCGCCCCGGTGCGCGACACGGCGCCGTTTCCCACCCGCTCCGCCCTGACGGGGATGTTCGCCGCCGCCGAAGGCATCAGCCGCGACGACAGCGGCGCCCTGCACCGCTACCGGCCGCTGCGGTTCACCATCCGCATCGACCGGCCCGGCGTCCCGCTGATCGACTACCACACCGCCGGCGGCGGCCGGCCCACCTCCCGTACGGCGGCCACCAGCGGCGGCAGCAACAAGGGCGCCGCCGTCATCACCCGCCGCCACTACCTGGCCGACGCGGTGTTCGTCGTCGCGGTCTCCGGACCCGACCCCACCATCGACCGCCTGGCCCGCGCCCTGCGCCGCCCCTGCTGGGCCCCCTACCTCGGCCGCCGCTCCTGCTGCACACCCACGCCGCCAACCCCCAGACCGAACTGCTCACCCGCGTCCCGCTCAGCCGCACCAACCAGCCGACCGACCCCGACACCACCACCCTCGCCGTCCCCTTCCTCTACGAACACCCGCCCACCAACGGACAGCCCGGCGCCGAGGCCGACATTGTCAGCGTCAACGACATCCCGCTCAGCTTCTCCCCCCAGGCCCGCGCCTACGGCTCGCGCACCCTGCACCGCACCACCGAACAGCTCCCCGCCGCCCTCGCCGGCCCCCAGCACACCCTGCTCCCCCGACTGATCGACTACGCCCGGGACCACGCATGACCGACCACCCCCTGCTCGCGCGCATCCGGCTCAACCCGCACAGCCGCGACGTCCAGCGCGACCTGCGCGACGCCACCGAAATGCACCGCACCGCCATGCGCCTGGTCCCGGACCACCTCGGCCACAGCGCCCGCCAGCAGGCCGGCCTCCTCTACCGCATCGACGAAACCGACACCGCCAGCACCCTGCTCGTCCAGGCCCGCCACCTCGACCTCACCCGCCTCCGCGACGGCTACGGCCACGGCGAGGTCAAAAGCCTCGCCCCCATGTTCCAGGCGCTGCGCGAAGGCCTCACCGTCCGCTACCGCATCGTCGTCAACCCCTCCAAACGCGAACTCCTGCCGAAGTCCGCCGGCAGCAAACGCGGCCGCATCATCCCCCTCGCCGGAGCCGACGCCGACCAGTGGTGGACCCGCCGCGCCGCCGACGCCGGCCTCCACCTGAACACCCTCATCCCCACCCCGCTGCAGCCCGTGCGCCCGCACGGCAAAGACGCGTCCTCCATGCGCCACAGCCTCCTGCGCTACGACGGCACCGCCACCATCACCGATCCCGCCGCCCTCACCCACGCCCTCACCACCGGCGTCGGCCGAGCCAAACCCTACGGCGCCGGCCTCCTCAGCCTCGCCCCCGCAACCACCCGATGAGCACACCCCGCAACGGCGGTGACGCCCGCAGACGGCTCGCCGCCCCCACCCTGGCCATGCTGCCGCGCGTCGCTGACTCCCTGTCCTTCCTGTATCTGGACATGGTCCGCGTCGTCCAGGACGACACCGGTGTCTGCGCTCAGATCCAGGCCGGTGACCGCACCGACCTCGTCTATCTCCCCACCGCCGCCCTCTCCTGCCTCCTCCTCGGCCCCGGCGTCTCCATCACCACACCCGCCCTGACCACCCTCGCCCGCCACGGCACCACCGTCGTGTGCGTCGGCGCGGCAGGCGTTCGCACGTACGCCGGCATCCTGCCCGACTCCCTGACCACTCACTGGCTCGAACTCCAGACCACCGCCTGGGCCGACTCCGACCGCCGCCTGCACATCGCCCGCCGCATGTACGAAATGCGCTTTGCCGACGCCGACCTGCCCACCACCGTCGACCTCGACCAACTACGCGGCATGGAGGGACAGCGCATGAAGGCCCTCTACAAAATCCTCGCCCAGCAGCACGGCATCGGACGCTTCCGCCGCAACTACCACCCCGACCAATGGGATACGCAAGATCCCGTCAACCTCGCCCTGTCCGCCGCCAACAGCTGCCTCTACGGCATCGTGCACGCCGCCCTGCTCGCCCTCGGCCTCTCCCCCGCCCTCGGCTTCGTCCACGCCGGCACCCAGCACGCCTTCGTCTACGACATCGCCGACCTCTACAAAGCCGAAACCACCCTTCCCCTGGCCTTCGCCCTGCACCAGTCGCCCCACCCGGAGCAGGAAGCCCGCCGCCGCTTTCGCGACAACCTCCGCCTCTTGCGCCTGCTGCCCCGCATCGTCCGCGATACCCAGCATCTGCTCACCCCAGAAGCCACTACCGCCGCTGACCACAGCGAACGCCACGACGTCGACATGGTCCACCTCTGGGACCCCAAAAAGGGCACCCTGCCCGCCGGAGTCAACTACGCCGGCGGCGACCGCTGATGCCTTCCCTGCTCGTCATCGCCACCACAGCCGTCCCCGACCATCTCCGAGGCGCCCTCAGCCGCTGGACCAGTGAAGTCGTCCCAGGCATCTTCGTCGGCGCCGTATCCGCCCGCGTCCGCGACCAACTCTGGCAAGCCGTCACCGAAACCGTCGGAGACGGCGCCGCCCTCCTCGTCCACCCTGCCGACACCGAACAGGGCTACGCCCTCCGCACCGCAGGCACCCGCCGCCGCGCCCCCATCGACTTCGACGGCCTCACTCTCATCCGCATGACCGGCACACAAAAGGCAAAGAACGAGCAAAGCCCCCTTTAAGTCGCAGGTCAGGAAGAGTCCTCCCCGCAGGCGCGGGGGTGTTCCGCCCAGTGACACCCCGGATCAGGCGACGCTCACGTCCTCCCCGCAGGCGCGGGGGTGTTCCGCCGACGCCGGCGGCGGGGCGAACTCGGCATGAGTCCTCCCCGCAGGCGCGGGGTGTTCCGCCACCGACCCGGCCAACCCGGTCTACCACTTCGTCCTCCCCGCAGGCGCGGGGGTGTTCCGCAGGCGGGGCACCATCGCGGTTCCACCTTAGGGTCCTCCCCGCAGGCGCGGGGGTGTTCCGGCCGACGACGGAGGCGCCACGTGAACCTGATCGTCCTCCCCGCAGGCGCGGGGGTGTTCCGACCTCGCGGGGACTGGCCTTCTCGCCGCCGAAGTCCTCCCCGCAGGCGCGGGGGTGTTCCGCCATATGGGTCCAGGGCGACGTGTTCGATGTGGTCCTCCCCGCAGGGGCGGGGGTGTTCCGGCAGAGGCCCGGTGGAAGAGGCAGGAGCAGGAGTCCTCCCCGCAGGCGCGGGGGTGTTCCGACGGTGGAGAACCGGTCCGTGCGGTGGCGGCCGTCCTCCCCGCAGGCGCGGGGGTACTTCAATGCCGAACTGATCGCCGTCGGCGGACGGATGGTCTTCCCGACAGGCTCGGGGTGCTTCATAGTGCTCGGCGAGCTGCGCGGCGGCTTGGTCGTCTTCCCCGCAGGTGCGGGGTGCTTCGACGGCCCGGCAGTCGCGCTGCAGCCGCTCCAGTCCTCCCGTAGGCGCGGGGGCGCTTCGTAGACGGTCTTGGTCAACTGGGAGACGATCCCGTCTTCCCCGCAGGCGCGGGGGTGTTCCGACGGCCGTCGCCATCGCCCGCGCGATCCTCGGGGGTCCTCCCTGCAGGGGCGGGGGTGCTTCGATCCGCGCCCGCGTTCTGGCCCGGGATCCGATGTCCTCCCCGCCGGCGCGGGGTGTTCCACGGGCAGCGACGCCCACGGACGTGGCCGGAGCGTCCTCCCTGCAGGCGCGGGGGTGTTCCGGTCCGGGAGGCACACGAGGTGGCCGCGGAGCGGACCTCCCCGCAGGCGCGGGGGTGTTCCGGTCTTGTCCTTCGCCGTCAGCCCGGCCTTGGCGTCCTCCCCGCAGGCGCGGGGGTGTTCCGACGATGTCTCGCGGGTCGTCCGGCGCGGGGGGGCCTCCCCGCAGGCGCGGGGGTGTTCCGACGCCGGTGGACGGCCCGGAGGACACGGTGGAGTCCTCCCCGCAGGCGCGGGGGTGTTCCGTTGGCGCATGATTGGCGCGGCGGCAATCAGGCGTCCTCCCCGCAGGCGTGGGGATGTTCCGTGATCGGCCGCGACCTCCAGGACGTCGCCGACGTCCTCCCCGCAGGCGCGGGGGTGTTCCGCAGGCCCGCGAGACCTACAAGGTCGCCAAGGCGTCCTTCCCGCAGGCGCGGGGGTGTTCCAGCGTAGGAGGTCCGGGTGCTACTGCACGGGCGTGTCCTCCCCGCAGGCGCGGGAGTGTTCCGAAGAGGGGCGTCGGGGAACTCCTCCGCTCGCCGTCCTCCCCGCAGGCGCGGGGGTGCTTCGGCTGTGGCCGCCGCGAAGCAAGGACATGGCCTGTCCTCCCCGCAGGCGCGGGGGTGTTCCGGTGAGGCACGCGTGAATCCTGACTTCCTGCCCGCCCTCCCCGCAGACGCGGGGGTGTTCCGGCCGACGTGGGGGTGCTGCGCCGAACTTCGAGGCCCTCCCCGCAGGCGCGGGGGTGTTCCGACCACCGACAGCCGCTTCGGGTCGGACACGTCGTCCTCCCCGCAGGCGCGGGGGTGTTCCGGCCGACGTGGGGGTGCTGCGCCGAACTTCGAGGCCCTCCCCGCAGGCGCGGGGGTGTTCCGACCACCGACAGCCGCTTCGGGTCGGACACGTCGTCCTCCCCGCAGGCGCGGGGGTGCTTCGTCGGCGGTGTAGGTGAGCTGGTCCGGCGCCGGGCCTTCCCCGCAGGCGCGGGGGTGCTTCGCCGGGCCCGTCCGTGAGTCTCACGGCTGCCGAGTCCTCCCCGCAGGCGCGGGGGTGTTCCGTCGGCCAGGAACGTCTCGGTCTCCCAGTACCGGTCCTCCCCGCAGGCGCGGGGGTGTTCCGTCCGAGGCCATCTCCTGGGCTTCGGTGGCTAGGTCCTCCCCACAGGCGCGGGGGTGTTCCGGACAGCCGGGCTTCCCCGCCGAACGCCTGGAAGTCCTCCCCGCAGGCGCGGGGGTGTTCCGTTACCGGGCGTGGCGTGGGACTTTTTTGTGACGTCCTCCCCGCAGGCGCGGGGGTGCTCCGGCCACCTTGGTCGTGGAACACGCGGAGATCACGTCCTCCCCGCAGGCGCGGGGGTGTTCCGCCAGGCCGCACAGGCGGGGGCCACTTCTTCCAGTCCTCCCCGCAGGCGCGGGGGCGTTCCGCCAATCGCGCGCTCCTCCAGGTGCCCCGTCTTGTCCTCCCCGCATGTGCGGGGGTGTTCCGCATCGTTGCAACACTTAGGCCGTGGCCTTCTTGTCCTCCTCGCAGGCGCGGGGGTGTTCCGGCGGCCTACCTGCGAAGCCGCGTTCCTGTTCTGTCCTCCCCGCAGGCGCGGGGGTGCTTCGGTGGTGGAGCATCGTGGATTCCTTTCGCTCGTGTCCTCCCCGCAGGCGCGGGGGTGCTTCGATCGCGAGAGGGCTCATGCTCTGGTGATCTCCGTCCTCCCCGCAGGCGCGGGGGTGCTTCGCTCACGGTGGGCGTCACGTCCAGTACGGCGAGGTCCCCCCCCCCGCAGGCGCGGGGGTGCTTCGGCGGTAGGGCGGTAGGTAGGGGGCCGGTAGGCGTCCTTCCCGCAGGCGCGGGGGTGTTCCGCAGGCGATCCGTACGACCCGTGCCATGGGCCAGTCCTCCCCGCAGACGCGGGGGCGTTCCGCCCTCCAGGGATGGGCTCATGCCGTCGTACGAGTCCTCCCCGCAGACGCGGGGGCGTTCCGCCCTCCAGGGATGGGCTCATGCCGTCGTACGAGTCCTCCCCGCAGACGCGGGAGTGTTCCGCCGGTCCCGCGCGAGTGGTGGTTCGCGTTCCGGCCCTACCCGCAGACGCGGGGGCGCTTCGGAGCTGACCTGATGGCGGCCGCCGTCGTCAAGATCCTGGTCCTCCCCGCAGGGGCGGGGTGCTTCGTCGAACACCACGGTGGTGGTCGTCTTGCCGGGGCCCTCCCCGCAGACGTGGGGTGTTCCACGGGTGTCAGGCATGTGAGGCATGTGGCCTGTGTCCTCCCCGGAGACGCGGGGGTGTTCCGGCGTTCTCCATGAGCGCGACCTCGGTCATGGCGTCCTCCCCGCAAGCGCGAGGGTGTTCCGCGCGGGCGTACACCGAGTACAACCGGGCGCGGGTCCTCTCCGCAGGCGCGGAGGTGTTCCGGCCACGGTGATGGTGCGCTTGTGCGGGGTGGCATCCTCCCCGCAGGCGCGGGGGTGCTTCGGCATCGAGGGGCGTTGCCTGGGACACGTACCGGCCTTCCCCGCAGGGGCGGGGGTGTTCCGCCGTGGCGGTCGCGTCCGCGCCAGTCCGTGAGGTTCTTCCTGCAGTCGCGGGTGTTCCGGCCACGAGAACGGCGTTTCGGCTGGCGTCGGAGACCTCGCCAGACACCCTCTGGCATGACGGTGACCGGAACGCGCCCCAGGCGCGATGCTGTAGGGCTACGCGATACCCCGAGCGCCTTCCCCTCATCACCCGAGCGGGGGAAAGCCGCGGTCTCGGGCACACCGACGAGCGAAACCCGCGCAGCTTAGGAGGGCCTAACGGTCACATGAGGTATCGCACAACCCAGCGCCAACCAGGGTCGTACGTCAGAGCAGCTCAGAGCCCAAGGTCCCAACCGTATTTGCTGCTGATGCGGCCGGTGGCGATGTGGCGCAGCGCGGCGGCGTGGTAAGGGACGGTCTGCTCAGGGATGCCGTCGAAAGGAAACCAGGACAGTCCGCCGCATTTGTCGGGCTCGGCGTTGTACGGTTCGCCGTCCCAGGAGTGGGCCCGGTAGAAGATGCCGAAGCGGGGGTCTTCTCCGGGGGCACGGTGGTCGATGACGTGGGCCAGTTCGAGGTGGCCCGGGTCGACGCGTACGCCGATCTCTTCCCATCCCCCGCGGACGGTGCCGTGGTCGGTGGGTTCGTCTGCTTCGAGGTGGCCGGAGGGGACCTGCGATTGCCCGGAGGCGTATCCGCCTTGGCGCAGGGTGAGCAGGACCTGGCTGTCGCGGATCAGCAGGAGGTGGACGTCGATGATCCGGCGGTGGCGCTGGACGGTGAGGGGTGCGGTCACGGTGAGGGCGTCTCTCGTGAGTCCGATGGGGCAGGCCGCCCGCAACGCCCGTCTACCGGGCTCGTTTTGAGCTGCCCATTCGTCCCTAAGGATCCCGTACGTGATGGAGCCGCGCCACGCTTCCCGGACATAGACGTGCCCGCGGATGTGCCCTTCTTCGACCATGCCAGCGGCGAACCGTGTCTTGGCGAGTGCCTCGTTGCGCGGGGCCCGCGCCGCCCACTCGCGGTGGAGCCCGAGATCGGTGTAGGCTAGGTCGAGGGTCAGCCGTACGGTCTCCCGGCCGTAGCCGACCTTCCACTTCCAGGAGTCGGGCCGCAGGGCGAAGCTCATGGTGGCGGCCTTCTGCTGGTGCGGGTCGGTGGCCAGACGGGTGATGCTGATTCGACCCCGTCGCCTTGGCGTGATGATGGCGCAGTCGCAGCTATGCCCCGGTTCACGGGCATTCGCCGAGAACATTTCATATTGGGTGGTCTGATGTAGGGCAGGTGGTCGGCACCCCCGGCTCCATGGAGCCGTTCCCGTCGGCCTCGCCTCGACCGCACCGGTTGCCGTTGTCGCATTGATCAAGCCGTCCCGCACGAACGCCCTGCGTGACGCACGTATCACAGCAGTCCGCCGCGGACCTCCTCGTGCCGAGCGCACCGGCACTTTCCTCCGGGCGGTATACCGTGGGCAGCACGAAACGAGACCCCGCTGGCCCCCTCAGCGCCCCGGAGGCGCAGGGCTGTCAGCGCAGCGGTAGCACCTCGGGCAGCCAGTGCTGCTGTCCGTCACCGCGGAGGGGACTCGGAGTGGGTGGCGTCTGCGACCACCCAGCAGGTTCGGGGGCGGCATGCCGTACGTCGAATGGCGCGGGAACAAATGCCGGGTCAAATGGTGGTCCGGCGAGTACCTGGAGAACGGCAAGAAGAAATACGAAAGCAAGAGCGGCTTCGACAATGAGGAAACCGCATACAACTACGGTGCGGACCGTGAGTACGAGGTCCGTCACGGCACGCGCGTGGCCAAGAGCCGCGGCGACATCCTGATGCACACATACAGCCTGGAAATCTGGCTGCCGGACCAGGACCTCCGCCACGGGTCCATCAGAACATACCGGTCCATTCTCACGGCTCAGATCAACAAGCAGTGGGGCACGCACCGCGTCAACGAGATCGAAACCCCGGAGTACATCGCGTGGAAAAACGCGCTCAACCAGAAGGTACGGCACCACGAACTGGCCCGAACCTACGTCGATGACATCCTCATGGTCTTCGGCATGTTGATGACCGATGCCGTGCAGCGATACCGGCTCCGGACCGACACCCCCATCCCGCCGGCCACTCCTCGCCGCGGCCGGTATGTCAAGAAGGTCCGCAAGAAGAAGCGTCCGCTGGCCATGGGCCCGGTCTACCAGCTCGCCGTGAACGCGTACACCGTGTGGGGTTTCACCGGCTGGACCTACATCTGGCACGCGGCCTTTCAAGGGATGCGCCCCGGCGAGATGTACGGCCTGCAGAAGATCTACGCCTCCCCCGCCTGGCCGGCCTCCGATCCCGACCCGGAGCAGCGCGAAGAATCCCGGGAGCGCTACGCGACGATGCCCGCTACCCGGGTGCAGTTCCAGCACCAGTGGGTGGACGGGAAGAAGGCGCTCACCGCCCCGAAGTACGACTCCCACCGCACCCTCGTCCAGGCGCCCTTCCTGACGGCGATGCACGAGGCGCTCGCGGCGTCGCACCCCTCGCCGTGGTCGTTCCCCGCGATGAACGGCGGAGACCTCCTGGGCGCCCACTTCGGCCCGGACTACTGGTGGCCGATCCGGGACGGGTCCCCCGCCCGCGCGGCCCGCCGGGACCGCGTGCGGCCGGCCATCCCGCCGGTGCAGGAGTTCTCGGTGGGAAAGTGGCCGATCTACCGGCTGCGGCACTGGATGAAGGAGTGCCTCGAAGAGGAGGGGCACTGCGACACCGCCATCGAGA from Streptomyces albofaciens JCM 4342 encodes the following:
- the cas5e gene encoding type I-E CRISPR-associated protein Cas5/CasD is translated as MSALILRLAGPLQSWGERSAFAPVRDTAPFPTRSALTGMFAAAEGISRDDSGALHRYRPLRFTIRIDRPGVPLIDYHTAGGGRPTSRTAATSGGSNKGAAVITRRHYLADAVFVVAVSGPDPTIDRLARALRRPCWAPYLGRRSCCTPTPPTPRPNCSPASRSAAPTSRPTPTPPPSPSPSSTNTRPPTDSPAPRPTLSASTTSRSASPPRPAPTARAPCTAPPNSSPPPSPAPSTPCSPD
- the cas1e gene encoding type I-E CRISPR-associated endonuclease Cas1e — encoded protein: MLPRVADSLSFLYLDMVRVVQDDTGVCAQIQAGDRTDLVYLPTAALSCLLLGPGVSITTPALTTLARHGTTVVCVGAAGVRTYAGILPDSLTTHWLELQTTAWADSDRRLHIARRMYEMRFADADLPTTVDLDQLRGMEGQRMKALYKILAQQHGIGRFRRNYHPDQWDTQDPVNLALSAANSCLYGIVHAALLALGLSPALGFVHAGTQHAFVYDIADLYKAETTLPLAFALHQSPHPEQEARRRFRDNLRLLRLLPRIVRDTQHLLTPEATTAADHSERHDVDMVHLWDPKKGTLPAGVNYAGGDR
- a CDS encoding transposase, which codes for MAGVIKASDPSWIGPFTGLSPRQFNKLITALRREGADPVRKGRPWSLPLEDRVLLVAAYWRTNLTLRQLAPLFGISKSAADRIVGHLGPALALQPRRRFRKNTVLIVDGTLVPTRDRAVAASSKNYRYSTNHQVVIDADSCLVVAVGKPLPGNRNDCRAWEDSGAKAAVGTTPMVIADGGYRGTGLTIPHYRRRKDEELPAWKEEHNASHRKVRARVEHAFAHMKSWKILRDCRLRGHGAHHAMLGIARLHNLTLTG
- the cas6e gene encoding type I-E CRISPR-associated protein Cas6/Cse3/CasE, producing MTDHPLLARIRLNPHSRDVQRDLRDATEMHRTAMRLVPDHLGHSARQQAGLLYRIDETDTASTLLVQARHLDLTRLRDGYGHGEVKSLAPMFQALREGLTVRYRIVVNPSKRELLPKSAGSKRGRIIPLAGADADQWWTRRAADAGLHLNTLIPTPLQPVRPHGKDASSMRHSLLRYDGTATITDPAALTHALTTGVGRAKPYGAGLLSLAPATTR
- a CDS encoding type I-E CRISPR-associated protein Cas7/Cse4/CasC; this encodes MVGAVAAVAVLVAAAPAAEPGRWVWALATVGQVLSNLRTWLMGILAGLATVFLTVGGVRYLLAGGDPGEVAKAKSAFRHAGLGYALAALAPIVVQVLKVSLPRAKRNSTAPYTLPDLAYLAVREHRPISLAAAFETPVTADGRGGFSPASRTALASYATQINRLTGQRRRRFHGHTTIAPDEQLAGIGDAHDSFDQLTQAAVDSALPAPGQPA
- a CDS encoding integrase; this encodes MPYVEWRGNKCRVKWWSGEYLENGKKKYESKSGFDNEETAYNYGADREYEVRHGTRVAKSRGDILMHTYSLEIWLPDQDLRHGSIRTYRSILTAQINKQWGTHRVNEIETPEYIAWKNALNQKVRHHELARTYVDDILMVFGMLMTDAVQRYRLRTDTPIPPATPRRGRYVKKVRKKKRPLAMGPVYQLAVNAYTVWGFTGWTYIWHAAFQGMRPGEMYGLQKIYASPAWPASDPDPEQREESRERYATMPATRVQFQHQWVDGKKALTAPKYDSHRTLVQAPFLTAMHEALAASHPSPWSFPAMNGGDLLGAHFGPDYWWPIRDGSPARAARRDRVRPAIPPVQEFSVGKWPIYRLRHWMKECLEEEGHCDTAIETRMGHEIAGVRGLYGNLTPKMEQDIVEAQQERWDRFLPGCGGPLEAPVSHSSPS
- a CDS encoding MBL fold metallo-hydrolase, encoding MSDELLRLTILGCATPYPSVDNPCSGYLVSNGDSRIWVDAGSGTLGPLQRHVRLDELDAIWISHLHADHSADLLTAYYGALYADIRLAAPIPLFGPPGTADRLAGFLTNTSARSPIESAFAVTELHDGHQATIGSLRLTSRAVAHGIPAFAVRIEAAGRSLVYSGDTAPCPSLTELAEGCDVLLCEAESAQAPAEGDQVHHTPEDAGDTARAARADRLVVTHVGRFLTPQQAVARASARFDGPVDYAAPGATFTIGQATTASVRSKS
- the cas2e gene encoding type I-E CRISPR-associated endoribonuclease Cas2e; amino-acid sequence: MPSLLVIATTAVPDHLRGALSRWTSEVVPGIFVGAVSARVRDQLWQAVTETVGDGAALLVHPADTEQGYALRTAGTRRRAPIDFDGLTLIRMTGTQKAKNEQSPL
- a CDS encoding GNAT family N-acetyltransferase, with the translated sequence MPVRSARGGPRRTAVIRASRRAFVRDGLINATTATGAVEARPTGTAPWSRGCRPPALHQTTQYEMFSANAREPGHSCDCAIITPRRRGRISITRLATDPHQQKAATMSFALRPDSWKWKVGYGRETVRLTLDLAYTDLGLHREWAARAPRNEALAKTRFAAGMVEEGHIRGHVYVREAWRGSITYGILRDEWAAQNEPGRRALRAACPIGLTRDALTVTAPLTVQRHRRIIDVHLLLIRDSQVLLTLRQGGYASGQSQVPSGHLEADEPTDHGTVRGGWEEIGVRVDPGHLELAHVIDHRAPGEDPRFGIFYRAHSWDGEPYNAEPDKCGGLSWFPFDGIPEQTVPYHAAALRHIATGRISSKYGWDLGL